From Chryseobacterium shandongense, the proteins below share one genomic window:
- the trxA gene encoding thioredoxin: MNKFQELISQEKPVLVDFFAEWCGPCKMQAPILQDLKKNIGDVASIVKIDIDKNQAVASQFGIRSVPTLMILKNGEVKWKQSGVFQADELERLIKQNL, translated from the coding sequence ATGAATAAATTTCAGGAACTAATCAGTCAGGAGAAACCCGTATTGGTAGATTTCTTTGCAGAATGGTGCGGTCCATGCAAAATGCAGGCGCCTATTCTTCAGGATCTCAAAAAGAATATTGGTGATGTAGCAAGCATTGTTAAAATTGACATCGACAAAAACCAGGCGGTTGCCTCGCAATTCGGAATCCGAAGTGTTCCTACTTTGATGATCTTGAAAAATGGAGAAGTAAAATGGAAACAATCCGGTGTTTTTCAGGCGGATGAACTGGAAAGATTAATCAAGCAAAACCTTTAA
- a CDS encoding thioredoxin domain-containing protein: MYKNLIVVFFLIAITGCGKAQSNKSESSLPAKEFSKKLDQTKDAQLVDVRTPGEFRNGHLKSAMNIDWNADDFTEKAKALDKDKPVFVYCMSGPRSTAAAAKLQEIGFKNVYEMQGGMMKWRNAELPEIKASTATGISLAQYKEMLKSNTPVLVDFYAEWCAPCKKMEPYLKKMAAEMPDKVKILRIDADANTELCKELNVSALPVLKLYKNDKLVWDNLGFATEQEVKNKIAQ; this comes from the coding sequence ATGTATAAAAACCTAATCGTTGTATTTTTTCTCATCGCAATTACAGGATGCGGAAAAGCTCAGAGTAACAAAAGCGAGAGCAGTCTTCCTGCCAAAGAATTTTCTAAAAAATTGGACCAGACCAAAGATGCACAATTGGTTGATGTAAGAACACCTGGAGAATTTCGTAACGGTCATCTTAAAAGTGCAATGAACATCGACTGGAATGCAGATGACTTCACAGAGAAAGCAAAAGCGCTCGATAAGGATAAACCTGTATTTGTGTATTGTATGAGCGGACCCAGAAGTACGGCCGCCGCTGCAAAACTTCAGGAAATCGGTTTTAAAAATGTATATGAAATGCAGGGAGGAATGATGAAGTGGAGGAACGCTGAGCTTCCGGAGATCAAAGCATCAACTGCTACAGGAATTAGTCTTGCCCAGTATAAGGAAATGTTGAAAAGCAATACTCCCGTTCTGGTGGATTTTTATGCAGAATGGTGCGCTCCCTGCAAAAAGATGGAGCCTTACCTTAAAAAGATGGCTGCTGAAATGCCGGATAAGGTGAAAATTTTAAGAATAGATGCAGATGCAAATACAGAACTCTGCAAAGAACTGAATGTTTCTGCACTACCGGTCCTGAAGCTGTATAAAAACGATAAATTAGTCTGGGATAATTTAGGTTTTGCAACAGAGCAGGAAGTGAAAAACAAGATTGCACAATAA
- a CDS encoding TolC family protein, translating into MIRKSLSVLIFGLITQQSVLYAQQESLLGKIWTETQKNYSGIRAAESAIESSEYNEETVKSKALPQVKLQYQNTYGTLEGSSGGFFPQSGFFNVSGNRNSGSSLSSNNFGSAIAEYEIYNFGRQRSEERSANEFTQKLRTDKESYLLRLKKLLSQRYLDYVFNGAKLRWAERNSTRLEEIHSSSKALSRAGLKPEADSVLTYSSYVQALAMQDNWFGKQQAATEKLKEFYIDNFKVEDYQVSHFLDPEINSFNSEKVNPSHPFLKSIHQESEYYQTKAETERRSSLPSLKILGGYAYRGSGSDPYGNVSGKFTDGFSNSANNALVGLGLTWNISSLHTNRQKANMLSKEAERLGYLENQYQLSMQTEIKALESRIVEQQKQLKKESASVKGASDAYEMYVARYKSGLITLTELLQIRQILENAEKSQIDAAKEFWEQVIAKAELTGDFDYLFTQL; encoded by the coding sequence ATGATAAGAAAAAGTCTTTCAGTCCTTATTTTTGGGCTGATTACTCAGCAGTCTGTCCTTTATGCCCAGCAAGAATCACTTTTGGGTAAAATATGGACAGAAACACAAAAAAACTATTCAGGGATCCGTGCAGCCGAGTCTGCAATAGAATCTTCAGAATATAACGAAGAGACAGTAAAATCCAAGGCATTACCACAGGTAAAGCTTCAATATCAAAATACCTACGGAACATTAGAGGGAAGCAGTGGTGGTTTTTTCCCACAGTCCGGTTTTTTTAATGTTTCCGGAAACAGGAATTCGGGCTCCTCTTTATCCTCAAACAATTTCGGCTCAGCCATTGCGGAGTACGAGATCTACAACTTCGGGCGTCAGAGATCCGAGGAAAGATCAGCAAATGAGTTCACACAAAAGCTCAGGACAGATAAAGAATCCTATTTGCTGAGGCTCAAAAAATTGCTATCACAACGTTATCTTGACTATGTCTTTAATGGCGCCAAGCTCAGATGGGCAGAGAGAAACTCGACGAGGCTCGAAGAAATCCACAGTTCAAGCAAAGCCCTTTCGCGTGCCGGTCTCAAACCGGAAGCAGATTCTGTACTTACCTATTCATCGTACGTTCAGGCATTGGCAATGCAAGATAATTGGTTTGGAAAGCAGCAGGCAGCCACAGAAAAACTTAAGGAATTTTACATTGATAATTTTAAAGTAGAGGATTACCAGGTCAGTCATTTTCTTGACCCTGAAATAAATTCTTTTAACAGTGAGAAGGTTAATCCATCACATCCTTTTTTAAAGTCCATCCATCAGGAGTCCGAATACTATCAGACCAAAGCGGAAACAGAGAGAAGATCATCACTTCCGTCGCTTAAGATCTTGGGAGGTTATGCTTACAGAGGTTCAGGATCCGATCCATATGGCAATGTCTCAGGGAAATTTACCGATGGTTTCTCCAATTCTGCCAACAATGCTCTTGTTGGACTTGGATTGACGTGGAATATCAGCAGTCTTCATACGAACAGGCAAAAAGCCAATATGCTGTCAAAAGAAGCGGAACGTCTGGGTTATCTCGAAAACCAGTATCAGCTATCAATGCAGACTGAGATTAAAGCCCTTGAAAGCAGGATTGTAGAACAGCAAAAACAACTTAAGAAAGAAAGTGCTTCTGTGAAAGGCGCATCAGATGCCTACGAAATGTATGTAGCAAGATACAAGAGTGGTCTTATTACCCTCACTGAACTGTTACAGATCCGTCAGATTCTTGAAAATGCAGAAAAAAGTCAGATCGATGCCGCAAAAGAATTCTGGGAGCAGGTCATAGCAAAGGCTGAACTCACCGGCGATTTTGATTATTTATTTACCCAACTTTAA
- a CDS encoding efflux RND transporter permease subunit codes for MNLIRFALRKPIAVMVVFLSVIVLSLTAIKKIKVDIFPEVELPSMYIAMPYGGLSPQYMDGFMSNEFQKVLLFVNGVKNIDFKSVQGLTLMKLTFYPGTDMAQAAGEVSTQVSRAMGFLPPGAVPPMVVRFDGNSLPVGQLVFESDNHSVTELQTMVLTKIRPMFVEIPGITAPAPFGGNIRSIVVNIDPAAMQSNGLSPEEITLAITKSSHPSPAGNIRMGETNYMAPINSIAKDPAEFLKIPIKTQDGRTLYVGDVANVQDGADQTSGYALVNGKRSVYLPVIKKSDASTLTAVENLKKAMPKLRDQLPDDVKVSYEFDQSKYIERSLSNLIHEGLLGALFTGLVIILFLGDLRGALIVVFTIPIAILTAVCVLYFAGYTINIMTLSGLALSIGILVDEATVTIENIHQHMEMRKTKPKAILDAVLEISIPKVLILLCILAVLTPAFIMTGIPKDMFLPLSFAVAFAMIASFLASQTFVPILANWMMKNKHIEKHYVKNRSFFYRFRTGYSHKMRKWSGRTLVLFSAYIIFSGLLIFLMMRSLGTDIMPLSNSGDFQMRIDAPQGSRLEKTEKLVKDILKDIEGILPENAVSISSAYVGLHPAATPINPIFLFTNGTHQSVLQVSVNKEIFSGSMEDLKEKIRKKIAEKHPEAQINFEPMELTEKIIGQGSMTPIEIKVGSPNLKLAASHAKKIEEKLKSNDFLRDVRIAEPLQYPTLQTNVDRNLAAQFGLTMQDVTRSLVTATSSTRYTDKNLWVDPKSGLVFQTQVQIPESIMNSEEILKSLPLKKDSPRPVLEDIATVKKTTAPAQVNRKGPMRYVTIIGNVYGKDLGSASKAVKNAISETGKPPKSVSVWTEGTLQLLDDTLDSLAMGLLAAVLAIFLMLSAYYQSFKVPFVVLSVIPSVIVGSLVLIFITGSTLNLQSYMGMIMSIGVSVSNAVLLINQAEYYRKHYHISALHSARMAAASRLRPVLMTALAMLAGMIPMAIGIGEGSEQVAPLGRAVIGGIIASTLTILLLVPHFFAAVMSNAGHSNPSLDPEDEESKFFVQS; via the coding sequence ATGAATTTAATACGTTTTGCGCTCAGAAAGCCCATTGCCGTCATGGTCGTTTTCCTGTCGGTCATTGTGCTTTCGCTTACAGCTATAAAAAAAATAAAAGTAGATATTTTCCCGGAGGTAGAGTTGCCGTCAATGTATATTGCGATGCCTTACGGAGGGCTTTCACCTCAATATATGGATGGTTTTATGTCCAATGAATTTCAAAAAGTTTTACTCTTTGTGAATGGTGTCAAGAATATTGATTTCAAAAGTGTTCAGGGACTGACCTTAATGAAACTGACCTTTTATCCAGGCACCGATATGGCGCAGGCTGCAGGTGAGGTTTCCACGCAGGTTTCACGGGCAATGGGATTTTTACCACCCGGTGCAGTACCGCCTATGGTTGTGCGGTTTGACGGTAATTCACTCCCGGTCGGTCAACTTGTCTTTGAAAGTGACAATCACTCTGTAACAGAGCTTCAGACAATGGTCCTAACCAAAATCCGGCCGATGTTTGTTGAGATTCCCGGTATTACGGCTCCGGCACCTTTTGGGGGTAACATCCGTTCGATCGTTGTAAATATTGACCCGGCTGCAATGCAGAGTAACGGACTAAGTCCGGAAGAAATTACTTTGGCGATCACAAAAAGCAGCCATCCTTCGCCAGCAGGAAATATCAGAATGGGCGAAACGAATTATATGGCACCGATCAATTCCATAGCCAAAGATCCTGCGGAGTTTCTTAAAATCCCGATAAAGACCCAAGACGGTAGAACTCTTTACGTGGGTGATGTAGCCAATGTTCAGGATGGAGCTGACCAGACATCTGGATATGCATTGGTCAATGGGAAACGCTCTGTGTATCTCCCGGTGATCAAAAAATCAGATGCTTCAACACTGACAGCAGTTGAAAATCTAAAAAAAGCAATGCCAAAACTGAGAGATCAGCTTCCGGATGATGTGAAGGTGAGTTATGAATTTGACCAGTCAAAATATATTGAACGTTCCCTTTCAAATCTAATTCATGAAGGACTTTTGGGTGCACTTTTTACAGGACTGGTCATTATTCTTTTCCTTGGTGACCTTCGAGGTGCACTGATCGTGGTCTTTACAATTCCCATAGCAATATTAACAGCCGTCTGTGTGCTCTATTTTGCAGGATATACTATTAATATAATGACCTTGAGTGGGTTAGCCCTATCCATCGGAATTTTGGTAGATGAAGCTACGGTCACGATCGAGAATATCCACCAGCATATGGAAATGAGGAAAACCAAACCCAAAGCCATTCTTGATGCAGTACTTGAAATTTCCATTCCGAAGGTGCTGATATTATTATGTATTCTGGCCGTTCTTACGCCTGCCTTCATTATGACGGGCATTCCAAAAGATATGTTTCTTCCGCTTTCTTTTGCAGTTGCATTCGCAATGATAGCTTCCTTTCTGGCATCCCAGACCTTCGTTCCGATCCTGGCTAACTGGATGATGAAGAATAAGCATATTGAGAAGCATTATGTTAAAAACAGGAGTTTTTTCTATCGATTCAGAACGGGCTACAGTCACAAAATGAGAAAATGGTCGGGAAGGACTTTGGTATTGTTTTCGGCCTATATCATTTTCTCGGGCCTTTTAATATTTTTAATGATGCGCTCATTGGGAACCGATATTATGCCTCTTTCCAACAGCGGTGATTTTCAGATGAGAATTGATGCGCCACAGGGAAGCCGTCTGGAGAAAACTGAAAAGCTGGTGAAGGATATTCTCAAAGATATTGAAGGTATTTTGCCGGAAAATGCGGTCAGCATCAGTTCGGCCTATGTCGGTTTACATCCGGCAGCAACGCCGATCAATCCCATATTTCTTTTCACCAACGGAACACACCAGTCTGTTTTGCAGGTTTCTGTAAATAAGGAGATCTTTTCAGGGTCTATGGAAGATCTGAAAGAAAAGATCCGCAAGAAGATTGCTGAAAAGCATCCTGAAGCACAAATCAATTTTGAACCGATGGAACTTACCGAAAAAATTATTGGACAGGGATCGATGACCCCGATAGAAATCAAGGTAGGATCTCCGAATCTGAAACTGGCGGCATCTCACGCAAAAAAAATAGAGGAAAAGCTGAAAAGCAACGATTTCCTGCGAGACGTCCGCATTGCAGAGCCACTTCAATATCCGACGTTACAGACCAACGTAGACCGAAATCTCGCTGCGCAGTTCGGACTGACGATGCAGGATGTGACACGCAGTCTTGTGACCGCTACCTCTTCAACCCGCTACACCGACAAGAACCTCTGGGTCGACCCAAAATCAGGACTTGTCTTTCAGACACAGGTCCAGATTCCAGAAAGTATAATGAACTCTGAAGAGATCCTGAAATCACTTCCACTGAAAAAAGACAGCCCGAGACCCGTTCTTGAAGATATCGCTACAGTTAAAAAAACGACCGCACCTGCACAGGTCAACCGAAAGGGACCTATGAGATATGTAACAATTATCGGAAATGTGTACGGAAAAGACCTGGGCTCTGCTTCCAAAGCGGTAAAAAATGCCATCAGTGAGACCGGAAAACCTCCAAAAAGTGTTTCTGTCTGGACAGAAGGCACACTGCAGCTACTGGATGATACACTCGACAGTCTTGCAATGGGACTTTTGGCGGCAGTACTAGCGATATTCCTAATGCTTTCTGCTTATTATCAGTCATTTAAAGTACCTTTTGTTGTTCTTTCCGTGATTCCTTCCGTGATCGTGGGAAGTCTTGTTTTGATTTTCATTACCGGCAGTACGCTCAACCTCCAGTCATATATGGGGATGATTATGTCCATCGGTGTTTCGGTTTCAAATGCCGTATTACTTATCAATCAGGCAGAGTACTACCGTAAACATTACCATATCAGTGCGCTTCATTCTGCGAGAATGGCAGCGGCGTCCAGACTCCGCCCTGTACTGATGACCGCTTTGGCGATGCTTGCCGGGATGATTCCTATGGCAATCGGTATCGGGGAAGGTTCTGAGCAGGTTGCTCCACTTGGTAGAGCTGTTATCGGTGGTATCATCGCATCCACTCTTACCATTCTGCTTTTGGTTCCGCATTTTTTTGCAGCAGTAATGTCCAATGCAGGACATTCAAATCCTTCCTTGGATCCGGAAGATGAGGAAAGTAAATTTTTCGTACAATCTTAA
- a CDS encoding efflux RND transporter periplasmic adaptor subunit, translating to MKIINKIKYIFIPVVLLGMASCSGEKESKNETKKTVQPARSFVTTEIKLINPTYQISVPGELKPYESVQIFAKVAGFIKKIYVDRGSVVTKGQLLAVLEAPEMNQDYLSDKSSQQKTYTDYLYAKQAFERLQDAASTKGAVADIELDRAKSIMQSSKATYEASKAGTGRSSQMNQYLRITAPFSGVIMDRNLSVGALVGPNSGMALFSIAQKNKLRLTVSLPEKHASSVNEGIVAQFTVNSIPGKNFEAHLSRNSGVISQENRSMTLEFDVPNPGTVLKGGEYAQVQLNLKRSAPTFFVPTKSILQTQSGTFVMTFNDNTVSRVAVKEGITYEKMTEVFGALFGHDKVLVKPSEEIEEGKISTPKKNK from the coding sequence ATGAAAATCATCAATAAAATAAAATACATCTTCATTCCGGTCGTTCTTTTGGGAATGGCTTCCTGCTCGGGCGAAAAGGAAAGTAAAAATGAAACAAAAAAAACAGTTCAGCCTGCTCGGTCTTTCGTGACCACAGAAATCAAGCTGATAAATCCCACTTATCAGATTTCCGTTCCAGGCGAACTGAAACCTTATGAATCGGTGCAGATCTTTGCGAAGGTTGCCGGATTTATCAAGAAAATTTATGTTGACAGAGGTTCAGTTGTGACCAAAGGTCAGCTTCTTGCAGTTCTGGAAGCACCAGAAATGAATCAGGATTACCTATCCGATAAATCTTCACAGCAGAAAACATACACCGACTATCTTTATGCTAAACAGGCTTTTGAGCGATTGCAGGACGCGGCCAGTACAAAAGGAGCTGTTGCCGACATAGAACTGGATAGGGCTAAAAGCATTATGCAGAGTTCCAAAGCAACATACGAGGCATCAAAAGCGGGCACCGGTAGGTCTTCACAGATGAATCAGTACCTTAGGATCACGGCACCTTTCAGTGGTGTGATAATGGATAGGAATCTGTCGGTAGGAGCCTTGGTTGGTCCCAATTCAGGAATGGCTCTTTTCAGTATTGCTCAGAAAAATAAGCTGAGACTGACGGTATCTCTTCCTGAAAAACATGCATCAAGTGTCAATGAGGGGATAGTGGCGCAATTTACGGTCAACTCTATCCCGGGAAAAAATTTTGAAGCGCATCTTTCAAGGAATTCCGGTGTTATCAGTCAGGAAAACCGTTCGATGACCCTTGAGTTTGACGTTCCAAATCCGGGCACTGTCTTAAAAGGGGGGGAATATGCACAGGTCCAGCTCAATCTGAAAAGAAGTGCACCTACATTTTTTGTACCCACGAAAAGTATTCTGCAGACTCAATCCGGAACCTTTGTGATGACCTTCAATGATAATACGGTAAGCAGAGTTGCTGTGAAAGAAGGAATCACCTACGAAAAAATGACCGAGGTCTTTGGTGCACTATTCGGCCATGACAAAGTTCTAGTAAAACCTTCCGAAGAAATTGAGGAAGGAAAGATATCAACCCCAAAAAAAAATAAATAA
- a CDS encoding TlpA family protein disulfide reductase, whose protein sequence is MITTLKFKTPIFILMMTLFSFSLSAMQSRVENQDGPIPQNNVNDNEDIILIDENGKKIALSELKGKVVFVNFWATWCRPCVEEMPSIRDLKDKFKGNDNIVFVLLNVEANLTKSKKFMKDKNYDLPVYVAADTIPSQYFQGAIPTTLIFNKKGELEAQMQGGQDFDRPEIYEALKKLTGQ, encoded by the coding sequence ATGATAACGACCTTAAAATTTAAAACACCTATTTTCATTCTTATGATGACCCTGTTTTCTTTTTCTTTGAGTGCGATGCAATCAAGAGTTGAGAATCAGGATGGGCCCATCCCACAAAATAATGTAAATGATAATGAGGATATCATCTTAATCGATGAGAACGGAAAGAAAATTGCTTTGAGTGAACTGAAAGGGAAGGTGGTCTTTGTAAATTTCTGGGCCACATGGTGCAGGCCTTGTGTCGAAGAAATGCCGAGCATCAGAGACCTGAAAGACAAATTCAAGGGAAATGACAATATCGTTTTTGTCCTTCTCAATGTGGAAGCCAACCTGACAAAGTCTAAGAAATTTATGAAGGATAAAAACTACGATCTTCCGGTGTATGTAGCAGCAGACACTATTCCTTCGCAGTACTTTCAGGGAGCAATTCCGACGACTTTGATCTTTAATAAAAAAGGAGAACTCGAAGCACAGATGCAGGGAGGGCAAGATTTTGACCGACCTGAGATTTATGAAGCGCTGAAAAAGTTAACCGGACAATAA
- a CDS encoding TlpA family protein disulfide reductase, whose translation MEKFKIWLRKNWSTALLVSIFIVLLVSPDAKAWLMRQIISTGLMNSKIEEKETEPAVESTPLSSTENFSVRNDKGEIINTSDLKGKVVFINFWASWCPPCRAEFPSIQTFYDRFKSNKDLVFLTVNLDEQTALGKMYLEKEQFTVPFLVAEGSIPTAFFNGSLPTTVVLDRSGKIRMHHAGMADYSKESFYQEINQLLNEK comes from the coding sequence ATGGAAAAATTTAAAATATGGCTTCGGAAGAACTGGAGTACGGCACTTTTGGTGTCAATATTCATCGTGTTGCTTGTGAGTCCCGATGCAAAAGCCTGGCTGATGCGCCAGATCATCTCTACCGGTCTTATGAACTCAAAGATTGAAGAAAAGGAAACAGAGCCGGCCGTTGAGTCGACTCCTTTGTCCAGTACTGAAAACTTCAGTGTCAGAAATGATAAAGGTGAGATCATCAATACTTCTGACCTCAAGGGAAAAGTGGTATTTATTAACTTCTGGGCGTCCTGGTGCCCGCCTTGCCGTGCGGAATTCCCTTCGATTCAGACATTCTACGACCGATTTAAATCCAATAAAGATCTTGTTTTTCTTACAGTCAATCTGGATGAGCAGACCGCCTTGGGTAAGATGTATCTTGAAAAAGAACAATTCACTGTTCCGTTTTTAGTTGCAGAAGGTTCGATTCCAACTGCTTTTTTTAATGGTTCACTTCCTACGACCGTCGTTTTGGACAGATCAGGAAAAATTAGGATGCATCATGCGGGAATGGCAGACTACAGCAAAGAATCATTCTATCAAGAAATCAATCAACTTTTAAATGAAAAATAA
- a CDS encoding DsrE family protein produces MKNLIKILTFSVFLTGFMGFAQKATVYEPAKSINKEYKALYVINEGDDQKIRVIIRNINNAMEDPRLKGKLKVELLAFGGGVEMFRKKNPYGELLTGLQDKGVVMVQCENTLREKKIEKSELFEFVNYTPSGNGEMILRQDEGWAIVKP; encoded by the coding sequence ATGAAAAACTTAATTAAGATATTGACCTTCTCAGTTTTCCTGACAGGGTTTATGGGTTTTGCGCAAAAGGCAACAGTTTACGAACCTGCAAAATCTATTAATAAGGAGTACAAGGCTTTGTATGTGATCAATGAAGGTGATGACCAGAAAATCAGAGTCATTATCAGAAATATCAATAACGCGATGGAAGATCCCAGGCTGAAAGGCAAACTGAAGGTCGAACTGCTGGCCTTTGGGGGCGGAGTGGAAATGTTCAGAAAGAAAAACCCCTACGGGGAACTTCTTACAGGTCTGCAAGATAAGGGGGTAGTGATGGTACAGTGCGAAAATACCCTTCGTGAAAAAAAGATCGAAAAGTCCGAATTATTTGAGTTTGTAAATTACACCCCCAGCGGAAACGGGGAAATGATTTTGAGACAGGATGAAGGATGGGCAATAGTTAAACCCTAA
- a CDS encoding bifunctional metallophosphatase/5'-nucleotidase has protein sequence MKLSIGFINDVHGYMEPHPELFYDYQKEYVKSAGGYARIQTIFKKIRAENPNALLFDGGDTFHGTVPVVQSKGEVLIPILNQLGFDAMVGHWDFAYTPRHLLKLESQLNYPVLGCNVFDEQGKRFLLPYKISEIGGLKIGIIGICSNIIDKTMPEKFSEGITVTDGIEETNQCVRELREDAVDIIILLSHNGYPQDIELLKKVEGIDICLSAHTHNRMYEAEKAGNCIIIQCGCHGSFVGNLKLDVENGMITHFDYKIIETDDSIDEDVEVKDLVEKSLQSFAEMKSTVLGTTEHILHRYSTLSSTMDDFLLSAVNFATDVEISFSNGWRYGAPINVGNITLWDLYKIVPMNPPISTTELTGKEIFEMLEENLERTFSAEPMKQMGGYVKRCNGLRILMRIENPPGYRIQEIYFQGRHLQKDKVYKVAFLTEQDVPKKYGKNRTETGSNAITAMTYYLENNFHIERSEDSFLLV, from the coding sequence ATGAAATTATCAATAGGATTCATCAACGATGTGCACGGCTATATGGAACCCCATCCAGAGCTGTTTTATGACTATCAGAAAGAATATGTTAAAAGTGCAGGAGGTTATGCCAGAATTCAGACCATCTTCAAAAAGATCAGGGCAGAAAATCCGAACGCATTGCTCTTTGACGGAGGGGATACGTTTCACGGAACAGTTCCGGTGGTACAGTCGAAAGGAGAGGTCTTGATTCCCATACTTAACCAACTTGGATTTGATGCAATGGTAGGACACTGGGACTTTGCCTATACACCAAGACATCTGTTAAAACTGGAAAGCCAGCTCAATTATCCCGTCTTGGGCTGCAATGTTTTTGATGAGCAGGGAAAACGATTTCTACTACCTTACAAAATATCTGAAATTGGAGGACTCAAAATTGGTATAATCGGGATCTGTTCCAATATTATCGATAAGACAATGCCGGAGAAGTTCAGTGAAGGCATAACGGTGACCGATGGAATTGAAGAGACGAATCAATGCGTCAGAGAATTAAGAGAGGATGCTGTGGACATTATTATTCTTTTGTCGCACAATGGTTATCCGCAAGATATCGAACTGCTCAAAAAAGTGGAAGGAATCGATATTTGTCTCAGTGCACACACCCATAACAGGATGTACGAAGCAGAAAAAGCAGGAAACTGCATTATCATCCAATGTGGCTGCCACGGATCATTTGTAGGAAATCTAAAGCTTGATGTCGAAAATGGAATGATTACACATTTTGATTACAAGATCATTGAAACTGACGACAGTATTGATGAAGATGTAGAAGTTAAAGATCTGGTGGAAAAAAGTCTACAGTCTTTTGCTGAAATGAAAAGTACAGTATTGGGGACGACAGAACATATTTTGCACCGCTATTCCACGCTGTCTTCTACTATGGATGACTTTCTTCTGTCTGCCGTCAATTTTGCGACGGACGTTGAGATCTCCTTTTCCAACGGATGGCGCTATGGTGCACCTATAAATGTCGGAAATATTACCCTCTGGGACTTATACAAAATCGTGCCGATGAATCCGCCTATTTCCACCACAGAGCTCACTGGAAAAGAGATCTTTGAAATGTTAGAAGAAAATCTGGAGCGGACCTTTTCCGCAGAGCCGATGAAACAAATGGGAGGTTATGTTAAGCGTTGCAACGGATTGAGAATTTTGATGCGCATTGAAAATCCGCCGGGTTACAGAATTCAGGAAATCTATTTTCAGGGAAGACATTTACAAAAAGACAAGGTTTACAAAGTTGCTTTCCTCACCGAGCAGGATGTTCCAAAGAAATATGGGAAAAACCGCACAGAGACAGGATCTAATGCCATAACAGCAATGACATATTATCTTGAGAATAATTTTCACATTGAAAGATCTGAAGATTCTTTTCTTTTGGTCTGA